The following coding sequences lie in one Chionomys nivalis chromosome 8, mChiNiv1.1, whole genome shotgun sequence genomic window:
- the Kcnk7 gene encoding potassium channel subfamily K member 7 — MGRLKPWARYLLLIVAHLLAMGLGAVVLQALEGPPALQLQAQLQAELSTFQAEHRACLPPKALEELLGAVLRAQAHGVSSLGNGSEESNWDLPSALLFTASILTTTGYGHMAPLSAGGKAFCVVYATLGLPASLALVAALRHCLLPVFNSPAVWVAVRWQLAAAQAALLQAAGLGLLVACVFVLLPALVLWAMQGDCSLLEATYFCFGSLSTISLGDLLPGRGRGLHPAIYHFGQFALLGYLLLGLLAMLLAVQTFSELPQVRAMVKFFGPSGSRTDEDQDGILGQDELALSTMPPDPPALEQTIPAPTPEQTPAC, encoded by the exons ATGGGGAGACTGAAGCCCTGGGCCCGCTACCTGCTCCTGATTGTAGCTCACCTGCTGGCCATGGGCCTCGGGGCTGTGGTGCTTCAGGCCCTGGAGGGTCCTCCAGCACTGCAACTCCAGGCACAGCTCCAGGCTGAGCTGTCTACCTTCCAGGCAGAGCACAGGGCCTGCTTGCCACCTAAGGCGCTGGAGGAGCTGCTAGGTGCGGTCCTGAGGGCACAGGCTCATGGAGTTTCCAGCCTGGGAAACGGCTCAGAGGAAAGCAACTGGGATCTGCCCTCAGCTCTGCTGTTCACCGCCAGCATCCTCACCACCACCG GTTATGGCCATATGGCCCCACTGTCTGCAGGCGGAAAGGCCTTCTGCGTGGTCTATGCAACCCTTGGGCTGCCAGCCTCCCTAGCTCTTGTGGCTGCCCTGCGCCACTGCCTATTGCCTGTGTTCAATTCTCCAGCTGTCTGGGTAGCTGTTCGGTGGCAGCTGGCcgcagcccaggctgccctgctcCAAGCAGCAGGACTGGGACTTCTGGTGGCCTGTGTGTTTGTACTGCTGCCAGCCCTGGTGCTGTGGGCTATGCAGGGTGACTGCAGCCTGCTGGAGGCCACCTACTTCTGCTTCGGCTCCCTCAGCACTATCAGCCTAGGGGACTTGCTGCCTGGCCGTGGGCGTGGCCTGCATCCAGCCATTTACCACTTTGGACAGTTCGCACTTCTTG GTTACTTGCTCCTGGGGCTCCTGGCCATGCTGTTAGCGGTACAGACCTTCTCAGAGCTGCCACAGGTTCGTGCCATGGTGAAATTCTTTGGCCCCAGTGGCTCTAGAACAGATGAAGACCAAGATGGCATCCTAGGTCAAGATGAGCTGGCTCTGAGCACTATGCCTCCTGACCCCCCGGCACTGGAGCAAACCATTCCAGCACCAACACCAGAACAGACCCCAGCCTGCTGA